Genomic DNA from Etheostoma cragini isolate CJK2018 chromosome 7, CSU_Ecrag_1.0, whole genome shotgun sequence:
GGGATGTAGTAAGTCCTTCTACCGTGGGGGGCAAAGCAAAAACTTAGGTCAGCAAGTCCTCCAAGATGGGCAGGCACCCCCTCCTTGTTCACCCCACCCAAGCAGAGCAGCAGGTCGGTGGTCTCCATCCCATAACGAAGGGCCGGACGAGGTGGAGCTGACTTCTCACAGAGACCTGAGGTCTGGAGAGCAGCATCAATCATTCCAAAGCACTCAGCATCCCTTAGTAGTACCTGGAATAAAATGTACAGGCATGGTAGTCTGACAATCTAGTATTAATTTGATAAATGCGGATAAGGATACCTGACTGTTATTATTTGTCCCTTCCTTAACTTTCCTATCTCACCGGGTTTCTCCTCCTGGCTTTACGGAGGAATCCAGGGTCTACAAGTTCCAGCCGGACACACCTAAGTAACTTTACAGCCTGGGCTTCGCTTTGGGAGTCTCCCTTTCGCCTCTCCACCCAACGCAGCACCAGCTCCAGCACAACCTCTTCCTGTGATATGTTGAGGTCATCTGAACCCAGCAGATCCCCAAGACTTTGTGCATCCAGCTCCAGCACTTCTTCTTCCTCGCAAGCCTAGAGACAGCAGCACAATGCAATACAGGGGGAGTAACCAATGGTAATGACAGTATGCGGTGGGTGGCAGAAAAGAATGATTttggtttatgttttgtttggttggttTCTACTTTTCACCACTTTAGGTTTTCTGTCAATTTGACAAAGAGGTAACTGCACTCAGGTGTTGCATGAATGGAGAAGCAAACTGTTTTGTAGACGTGTGGTAGATgcatgttgcatttttatttacgACCGGATAGAAGTAGGCTATAATGGGAACAAAGTGgttgcatttattttgattacaaATGTCGAGAATTAAATTGTGTTGTTATTAGAAACACAgtttattttggttatttactagtcacatttaaaacaaatcaactttGCAACCGTGGTAGCACTCTATTGAATAGCAAAGCCAATGCAATATGTTGTAATTCCCAAAATGCCTCAACAACTCAACATTGTGCAGAAAAGGTAAGTGATTTCTGCCACCTAGTGGCAGCATTAAAGTAGCCGAAAAACAAGTCAGAGAATGTGAGAAGCAGAATGTTTTGCAGCCTATGTGTGAGAGCATCATAAAACAGCTGTATCGTAGAGCAACAGATTTTTTCCTTAGCCTTAAAAACCAGTTGATCCTATGTGGCCTGTATAGAAATATTAAACAGCATTTATGTTCGTAAATTAAAATCGGCCCATACCATTTCCAGGTCCAGTAACAGATTTGATCTTGGAGCCAGGAATATTTATGTTTTAGGCTCTATTTTAGGGAATATATATGAATCTACCAGAAATGACAGCCACACCTGTGCAAAGTGTTGGCAGAGGTATCTCAAGGCACAGTCAGCCAGACTTGTAGCCCCTAGGTCTCTGGCCCAGTGGTACAGGCCGACACAGTTGGAAGGGTCCATATGAGCCTCCATGTGCCTTTGACACAATCTGAAGCAGAAGGTTGTGATGGTAACAGAATATTATCAGTACTTCTTCAATTACACTTGAGTTCACTGTCCTTGTTACTACCTGCACACCGTACCTACTATGCTTTCCAGATATTCCAGGTAGACTAAAATCACCTTGATGCCCCTAACGttttcaatgttattttattgaaatattgaTTGCTTCCCAGTCTCTTTTCCCACCTGAAGGCTCCATCTACATGGAGCAGGAAGGCAGCAGCAGCCACTCCCTGAATGTTGCTACTGCAAAGGGGGAGTTCAGCTCTGTACATGTAGTCCAGTAGCAGCTCCAGGCTCTCAGCAGGTGTGTCTTCTAGAGACACCTCTCTTTCCTGGGTCTCCTTCAGGCCACATGTAAACATGGCCTGAACACAAAGATTTACAATGAAAAGTCTTGTAGTAATGTAAACATATTTGCaaagttttacaaaacacaGGTTGCATCATCttgtatttttcaaaacaataacTGTGCATGGCATCTGTACCTGGAAGTACGGGCTGCAAGCAGACAGCACCACCTTGTGGCAAGCATAGGGGGTCCCCTCTGCCAGCAGCACCACATCAGTGAGCTCCTCAGCTGCCCTCATCCTCTCTAGCTGCCTCAGCAGAAGTAAGCCATGCTCTGCCTGAGCAGATGAGTCTAGCACTGGATCATCCATGGACTCTCTTTCTGGATATCTGTAGTACTTTTGTAAGCATACAGATGAACACCTTGTGGCAGAGAAGCACCAagcacagaaagagagaaaaggaggggagAGTTTGGTTCACACACTTTTAGTGCACCTGTATTAACAGAAATTGGTACTTTAGGGTTTGGAAACCTTCCAGTGGGTAAAAACATGAGATTATTATTGTGTTAGGAAACAAGGGTAAGGCAAAGTTACGTATTTTGCATTGTGTGACTTTAAGATTTTAGACTTTTCTCTGatatttgctttgtttgtgaaATATTGGACTATTTGATCTTTCAAACTGACATTTAAGTTAAGCCATATGAGGAGTTTAGAGGGGAAATCTCACATGCCAAAAAACTTtgtaaagtttacttactttttatttttatgctgaGGTTTGTAATgtgaccatttaaaaaaaaactaaattcataGTAAACTGACCAAGGGGGTAAGCAAAAGCGTAACTCCTGTGGGGAGATTCTTAGGgtaacaagccatcacctgccgttagcattccattgactcaCATTAATTTTGGCAGCAGTTttacagcgaataactttacatctgaagcgtttaaagactctatttgtcctttatttctttctaaagaaacacaacaatgtatgaaAGGCTctattaccttgtatctcacgtcaTTAATCCGTAGAAGCCGTTTTTGTAATAATAGGCTAAATATGTGTCATTGCCATAGATAGACTGTCATGACCATAGGAGATTTTGCCAGATGAGtgtattttccgtttccttcagctttttttgcgttggaattttaaatgtagtggatttataaggactattgttaactgctcctcagatctctgcagggtccatttagacagctaactagactatctgtccaatctaagttttctcTCGCATGACTGTTTTACAGAAGCTCTGTGCGGAGTCTAGCGTttcccatgacaattgtgattggtttaaagaaatgccattaaaccagagcacgttttacTCCCATTCCCCAAATGCTATGTGgaatagccagaccctccttcagtgcgctttggaggaaggtctggcaaagtgagactaatgTACAGTTAATTGTAGGCAcccttgttttcagttttttcctttttcttcaaatgaGCTAACAAATGTATGTACATATCCCATTGTGTGGTATTTTGCTCTTGTAAGTTTACTGCTACTGATCACTGTGGTCACTacattataaatacaaaacGCTAGGGCCATCAGAAGAGAGCCTCTCAGATGGTGTTTGGTTGCAGGGGTACTACGTACTGAAGAGACTTGCTATGACAAGTAGGCAGAGGCTTTTCTCCTCCATGTTGACCAGTATCTTTAACTGGTTCCGCCCATTAGCAGCTGGCCCACCAACTGACACACTTACATAGAAGACACTGTCAGTGGGTGTGCTAAACATTAACAGGTCAACTCACTGCAGGCCGACATGCACAGACAGTCAGTTCAGAGTGTAAGCagtagcatgttagcattaCATCAGCTGAGCACATGCAGAACACAGCTGTCATACCAGTGGTGTCTTGAGGCTATCCAGACCCAGAAATTATACGTTTCTGAATTAAGATAATGTCAGCTTTGATTTCTTAAAGTACTCTTCACAGAATGTTGTATATTTGCTGGCTGGCAGGTCTGTCTTGTGTTCTGTGCTGGTTGCTTCCTTTGAGTATGTTAGGGCAGTAGCACGCAAAAGGTTTAAAATAGACCAGCAAGGGGCAATCTTTAGCACACCATGAAAGCCCCCGAacataaatctttaaaatagaCCAGTGAGTGCTACTGGTGCTGttctagtttcttttcttttttttgtgtggattcCATCTGGGATCTGCAAGAATGAAGGCCTAACATTTACAGGTTGTTGACCTGTTGGAAAAGTAACTGATTAAATGATATTATGCATTGTTACCTTTGATAAACACAACCATTACCATTTAGAGTGCATTCCATGCACACAAATCCCTTCTTGGAATCATTTGTACTTTATCTGGTAATTATTCTGTATTATATGCTTGACAGCAGATTCTATGGGGGTTTAACAGTCGTTAATACCGATTGTGGGTCAGCAACTTTTAGCAACAATTTGCTACACTAAGAAATAACTGCAGCAAGCCTTTACTGGTACATTTTATGGGGTGTCTTTGGAAAAGTGATGAAGAACACAACTGAAGAAATACAGTCaaacattaacataaatgtaGACAGACAAAGATTATGATTGTCATTTTATAGACTGATGCAGGTCCAACAGGTCGCAGAGATAGGAGGTGTGTCTGCTTTGTGGACAGGTTATTGGACTGGCTTAAAATCTCCCTGCAAGTTTATGTCAGGATAATTGTTTTCTAACAATATTTCCAGTTTAGCATACTATTTTACACACTATGAGCAAACCAAGGTGGTCCTTGCAGGCCATAGGCAATGCAGATTAACCAGTAACACTTGGTCTGTGTATATATGAACTTGCCTCAACATGTGAAACATACTACATCTGTCAGGGTCATGCTGTCACTCTGCAAGCCCTGATTCCAGCTCTTTGTCAGGATCTCTGGGCAACCGGGCCAATGATGACctttaatgtctttaaattgAATGTGGCTGGTTCAAGCATCCAAGtataattttttctttattagtaaagctttttctttattttacaactTTTAGATTGCATGTCTGTAATacacttgaaaggggagagagaggggaaaccacatgcagcaaagggctgcaggttggaacCCAGCCCATGACGGCCACGGCAAGGACCGAGGCTCTGCACATGGGGCACATGCCCCACAAGGTAAGCTATGCAGGCGCCCCAATCCGGCGTAGCTTTTAAGGCAATGTTGGTCCAGAATCTCAAAATGTACTCATAGTCCCAGAGGATGAATTATAATAACTTTGGTCCCTTGACTTTACCTCTACCATCACCATGATTTTGATATTTGTGGTTTTAGGTTAAATATCTTAATCTCTATCTTGCAATATCTTACATATTTGCTACGCAGATGATGTTTTGATGACATTAATGAACTTTCAGACACTGTCGCATCATACACAAGGGTGGTCACCACACATAAGTGTGGTCCCCACACATAAGGGTGGTCACCCCAGCAGGTAATCAACATAAACGGTGCAGATAGTGCTGACGTGGCTAATGTCTTTAATTCTTTCGTTTCTCGTCTCTGAAAATCTGTGAAAAGGTATTTCTGCATGCAAAAGTCACCGGATGACACTAGCTGAtctcttaattagctttgtatcatcACATCATTATTACATGTCAACTAgatgacgcttttatccaaagcaacttccaattaagtgcGGCAAGCAGGTTGGCTGATGCAGAGTGGAATAGGGTTTGAGAATGTTGGATCTGTTTATGGCCCTGTATGCAAGGACTAGTGTTGTGAAGCGGATATGTTCAGCAATTGATAACCAGTAAAGAGAGCGGAGGAGCGGTGTAGTGTGAGAGAACTTGAGGAGGTTGAAGGCAAGTCGAGCTGCCGTGTTCAGAATGAGCTGCTGGGGCCGAATTGCAAATGCAGGCAGGCCAATCAGGAAGGAGTTGCAGTAGTCTAGACGTAACATGACTGGAGCCTTAACCAGAACCTGAGCTGCATTCTGCGTTAGAAGGGGACGCATCCTTCTGATGTTATGCATCATGTATCTACAAGATCGGGTAGTTGCAGCAATGTTGGCAGTGAAGGAGAATTGATTGAAGTGTCACACCTAGGTTTCTAGCAGTCTGGGTGGGGACTGCAACAAAGTCAATTGTTATAGTCAGGTCCTGGGTAGGAGAGCCCTTCACTGGAAGGAAAAGGAGTTCAGTCTTGTCAATGTTGAGGTTCAGAAGGTGTGTGGATATCCAAGAAGTAATGTCACGCCAAGAGACATGCTGCTACTTGATTTTTAGACTCAGATAGATAATTAGTTGGGTGTCATCTGCTTAGCTGTGATAAGAAAAGCTGTGCGAGTAAATGACAGCCCCGAGAGAGTTGGTGTACGTAAAAAAGAGGAGTGAACCCAGGACTGATCCCGGAGGAACCCCAGTTTTGACTTGGAAAGGTTCCGAGATAGATCCTCTCCAAGTTCACTAGTAGGTTCAGTCTGCCAGGTAAGATGTGAGCAAAGAGAGCACAGAGCCTGAGACACCCAGATTCTGGAGTGTCAAAATAAGGATCTGGTCGTTTACTGTGTCGAAGGCAGCTGAAAGGTCCAGAAGAATGACAATGGAAGCAAGAGAGGTTGCTCTTGCAATGTGAAGCTGCTCAGTGACAGAAAGGAGGAATGTTTCTGTTGAGTGGCCAGCCTTGAAGCCAGACTAGTGGGGATCAAGAAGGTTTTTCGGGTGGAGATGAGTAGAGAGTTGATTGTAAATGGCACGCTCAAGAGTTTTGGATAGAAATGGAAGAAGGGAGACGGGTGTGTAGTTATTTACCTCAGTCGAGTCGAGTTTTGGTTTTTTGAGCAGTGGAGTCACTCTTGCCTCTTTAATGGCGTTGCAAAACAGCCAGTTGACAAGGAGATGTTGATGAGATGGGTGAGGAAAGGAAGAACTAGAGCAATAGACTGGAGAAGGTGAGAAGGGATACGATCAAGGGGAAGGTGGTTGGACAAGCGCAGGTAATCAAAGTAAGAATTTGAGTTGGAGATAGAGGGTTGAAAGAGGAAAGAGTACTGTATGTGATGGATGTAAAGTTGATATCAGGagtgtatcaactcatttggcaatggcttgaatgtaacggacattcattaaaataaaaatgttacgcactaaagctttaacttaaGATGCTTATTTTAGACGACATGACTCCAGAAAATATCATTTGTTTACTAATGATTTTTAGTAATGACTACTAATTTAAACTTGATTTGTCTACTGCATCGACTTACCGCTCTGTGTTAAAACAACTTGACCTGTTAAGTTTCACCTTGTGTAAAAACGTAGATGGTTTAGGGTAACAGGTTTCCACACAAGTTTCTAGTAAAGTCAACAAATTGCTAAATTTTCTTCAGCTTTTAATAAGATGCAGCGTCATATTTTAATTGCCTCTTACTTTAACTTACCTGATCAGatcttattgttgtttttaaactttataaCAAGACAAAGTTCAGGAAGTGTTTTGAATGGTCACAGGTCAAACATTATCACAGGCTCACCCCAGGGCTGTTAACTCCCCCCCTTATTCAGAGACAGTTGTAGGACTTCTCAAGAGGGCAGCTGCCTTGTGAAATTTTCTGAATAAGACACAACTGTTTTGCCCTGTTGTGTCTTATTCAGGGAGCAGAATTGGGGTATGGCTGCTCCCCGTCAGAATTTGTACAATGGTGTGATGGCAACTACCTGGACCTCAATGTGGCAAAAAGTGAAGCATaaattattgatttgttttcatcAAAGAAGTGCCTTGAGCCTCACGCCAGCACCATGGTGGAAATGTTGAAATCGTTGACTCATATAAATACCTGGGAATCATATTTGATGTTAGcatatgtgtttgtgaaaatacagtgtctccccccccccatgtaaAACCAATATTTGATTACATAATTTATTCTGCCATTAGGCTCTTAAATGCTGCTCacaaggaacttgttttggttgaacgtgtgtacattcaaaagttgttttagtcatgcaacagaaaactcaggttgaactcagatagtctagctagcggtctggatttaccctgcagagatctgagaaaaggttaaccatagtcctcataactcaaccagagtttaaaataccaacacaaTGGAGGCCACACAGATATCTGGGCTT
This window encodes:
- the LOC117947459 gene encoding kelch repeat and BTB domain-containing protein 12-like, with amino-acid sequence MDDPVLDSSAQAEHGLLLLRQLERMRAAEELTDVVLLAEGTPYACHKVVLSACSPYFQAMFTCGLKETQEREVSLEDTPAESLELLLDYMYRAELPLCSSNIQGVAAAAFLLHVDGAFRLCQRHMEAHMDPSNCVGLYHWARDLGATSLADCALRYLCQHFAQACEEEEVLELDAQSLGDLLGSDDLNISQEEVVLELVLRWVERRKGDSQSEAQAVKLLRCVRLELVDPGFLRKARRRNPVLLRDAECFGMIDAALQTSGLCEKSAPPRPALRYGMETTDLLLCLGGVNKEGVPAHLGGLADLSFCFAPHGRRTYYIPSPLRGCGGIGQITAGVVTQDNNIVVAIEAEDQHRMKRVDIYRYDNSEENSWVELCSTVYREMYALGLLGNALYMIGGQMKLRNRYIITDSVERWSLKRGGSWLSFAPLPLPLACHCTISLKKYLYVLGGWTPQHQPDDEPDKLSNRVFQFDPSKDRWTERARMKYSRYCCGTAVLNGDIYVIGGIGCDGEDHGQSRRSLSSVEIYNPDTDTWRPGPTLPTSLLTLRTNASNIGAVEGKLYLCGYYKGAGRHEVITKEILQMDPADNVWTVVERRAAVHDSYDVCLVANLNPRDLFTS